A single genomic interval of Wolbachia endosymbiont of Diaphorina citri harbors:
- the plsX gene encoding phosphate acyltransferase PlsX — protein MLPTVNNNIVIALDAMGGDFAPLSVIQGAGFFLDNLVDPGVKVFFHIYGDQKEISPLLSKYKKVIDNSEFTHCSDNVLPNDKPSFALRHRKDSSMKAAVEAVKKGKAFGMVSSGNTGALMAISRFILGTLPNIYRPAIASVCPTKTKSFALLDLGANVDCNTDSLFQFALMGSIFAKIALKVENPEVALLNIGTEEVKGTDSVRGAFELLKNAPSINFKGYIEASEFLDGNIDVIVADGFVGNVMLKTAEATAGTFISLIKQEVFNSWMTKMLVGILLKPKLNKALERFNPKIRSGAMFLGLNGIIIKSHGNSDAISFAHAIKFAVNAISENLNQKIINGVSHIE, from the coding sequence ATGTTACCCACGGTCAATAATAACATAGTTATCGCACTTGATGCTATGGGGGGGGATTTTGCGCCTCTTTCCGTAATTCAGGGTGCTGGTTTTTTCTTGGATAATCTTGTTGACCCAGGTGTCAAAGTTTTTTTTCATATTTATGGAGATCAGAAAGAAATATCTCCTTTGCTTTCAAAATACAAAAAAGTAATCGATAACTCCGAATTTACCCATTGCTCTGATAATGTTCTTCCAAATGATAAACCCTCTTTTGCACTAAGACATCGCAAAGATTCAAGTATGAAGGCAGCTGTTGAAGCAGTGAAAAAAGGTAAAGCTTTTGGAATGGTGTCTTCAGGCAACACTGGAGCATTGATGGCTATCTCCAGATTTATTTTAGGAACATTACCCAATATCTATCGTCCTGCTATTGCATCTGTCTGTCCAACTAAGACAAAAAGCTTTGCATTGCTTGATCTTGGTGCAAATGTTGACTGTAATACTGACTCATTATTTCAATTTGCATTAATGGGGAGTATATTTGCAAAAATAGCATTAAAAGTTGAAAATCCTGAAGTCGCTTTGCTAAACATTGGTACAGAAGAAGTGAAAGGTACTGACTCAGTAAGAGGAGCTTTTGAGTTACTCAAAAATGCTCCAAGTATTAACTTCAAAGGATATATAGAGGCAAGTGAATTTTTAGATGGTAATATAGACGTAATTGTTGCTGATGGTTTTGTTGGTAATGTAATGCTCAAGACAGCTGAGGCAACTGCTGGTACTTTTATCAGTCTAATAAAACAGGAAGTATTTAATTCATGGATGACAAAAATGCTTGTCGGCATATTGTTGAAACCCAAGCTAAATAAAGCATTAGAGCGTTTTAATCCTAAAATTAGAAGTGGAGCTATGTTTTTAGGGCTAAATGGTATCATTATAAAGAGCCACGGAAATTCTGATGCTATTTCTTTTGCTCACGCTATAAAATTTGCAGTAAATGCAATCAGTGAAAATTTAAACCAGAAGATAATTAACGGGGTAAGTCATATTGAATAA
- the rpmF gene encoding 50S ribosomal protein L32 — protein MAVPKRKKSRSRRNMHRSHHAIKPKNIVVCATTGEFMLPHNIAVDNSYKGKRVFIKQKAE, from the coding sequence TTGGCAGTTCCAAAAAGAAAAAAGTCAAGGTCAAGGCGTAATATGCATCGTTCTCACCATGCTATTAAGCCTAAGAATATTGTGGTATGTGCAACAACTGGAGAATTCATGTTGCCTCACAACATAGCAGTTGACAACAGCTACAAAGGAAAACGTGTTTTCATTAAACAAAAGGCGGAGTAA
- a CDS encoding MlaE family ABC transporter permease, translating into MSFFDIDSVRIIGRCFINFLLRIGNAFVFFIQSLYHCFIPPYYFSNVAKQIIEIGFFSLPIVGLTGVFIGAVIVLQSSLSGLLINQEQVVPKLVTITIIKELGPVLISLIMVGKVGSSIAAEIGTMRITEQIDALTTLDINPFKYLIAPRILASVIVFPILTVCADLIGIFGGYVTAVFEFNHNLNIYIKYTAQFFNINDFVVGLMKATAFGAIISVSSCYYGYHCREGARGVGVATTSTVVFSSILIILANYLITLIHV; encoded by the coding sequence GTGAGTTTCTTTGATATAGACAGCGTTAGAATAATCGGTAGATGCTTTATTAACTTTCTGTTGAGGATTGGTAACGCATTTGTATTTTTTATTCAATCTCTATACCACTGCTTTATTCCTCCATATTATTTTAGCAATGTTGCAAAACAAATTATAGAGATAGGCTTTTTCTCTTTGCCAATTGTTGGGCTTACTGGAGTTTTTATAGGAGCGGTGATAGTTTTACAAAGTAGCTTAAGTGGTCTCTTGATTAATCAAGAACAAGTAGTACCTAAACTTGTTACGATCACTATCATTAAAGAGTTAGGGCCAGTTTTGATTAGCTTAATAATGGTAGGAAAGGTTGGGTCCTCAATTGCAGCAGAAATTGGCACGATGCGCATCACTGAACAAATAGATGCACTTACAACTTTGGACATCAATCCTTTCAAATATTTAATTGCACCAAGAATTCTAGCGTCAGTTATAGTATTTCCAATACTTACAGTATGTGCAGATCTAATAGGAATATTTGGAGGGTATGTCACCGCAGTCTTTGAATTTAACCACAATTTAAATATATACATAAAATATACAGCTCAATTCTTTAATATAAACGATTTTGTTGTTGGGCTAATGAAAGCGACTGCTTTTGGCGCTATAATTTCTGTTTCAAGTTGTTATTACGGTTACCATTGTAGAGAAGGTGCACGAGGAGTAGGTGTTGCTACAACATCAACTGTTGTTTTTTCGTCCATATTGATCATTTTAGCAAACTACTTGATTACTCTGATACATGTATAG
- a CDS encoding ABC transporter ATP-binding protein — protein sequence MYSPIISILNLSLSFDDRTILNNISFNISKGESLIILGGSGSGKSVLTKVIIGLLKPDSGSIKINSESKNKFGVLFQNSALFDYVTVWENISFNYKKRFNLNIKEAKQLAIEKLNDVGLEENIADMFPIELSGGMKKRVALARAIAHNPEIIVLDEPTSGLDPIISDVVNEIIIKLSQDLRPTIITITHDIHSAFKIADRIAVLYEGKIISHGTAQEIQNTNNEYIKKFIRYI from the coding sequence ATGTATAGCCCCATAATATCAATATTGAACCTAAGCTTGTCTTTTGATGATAGAACGATATTAAACAACATAAGTTTTAATATATCGAAGGGGGAATCATTAATCATACTTGGTGGTTCAGGAAGTGGTAAATCTGTATTAACAAAAGTAATCATTGGATTGCTAAAACCAGACTCAGGGTCTATTAAAATAAATAGTGAAAGCAAAAATAAATTTGGAGTTTTATTTCAAAATTCTGCTTTATTTGACTATGTTACAGTGTGGGAAAATATATCTTTTAATTATAAAAAACGCTTTAATCTCAACATAAAGGAGGCAAAACAGCTAGCAATCGAGAAGTTAAATGATGTTGGATTGGAGGAAAACATAGCAGATATGTTTCCAATAGAACTATCAGGTGGAATGAAGAAAAGAGTAGCACTTGCAAGGGCGATTGCGCACAATCCAGAAATTATTGTATTGGATGAGCCAACTTCAGGATTGGATCCAATTATATCAGATGTAGTAAATGAGATAATAATAAAATTATCTCAAGATCTTCGCCCTACAATTATCACGATTACACATGATATTCATAGCGCATTTAAAATAGCTGATAGAATAGCAGTATTGTATGAAGGGAAGATCATTTCTCACGGAACTGCTCAGGAAATACAAAATACTAATAACGAATATATAAAAAAATTCATTCGTTATATATAG
- the ffh gene encoding signal recognition particle protein: MFKSLTESLNSVFNKLRGKSIISEDDFNLAMREIRMALIEADVSLEVAKKFINDIKDKVIGEKVIKSVSPAQMIIKIVQDNLVAVLGSEKSDLNLAVKPPAVIMMVGSQGAGKTTTSGKLALKLKKQKKKVMLASLDIYRPAAQKQLEVLGRQIDVQTLPVMIDEKPIAITKRALAAAKNDTYDVLILDTAGRLHIDNNMMSELKAVKEIALPAEIILVTDAMIGQDAVNIAKSFNEIIGVTGIILTRVDGDARGGAALSMKMITNCPIKFIACGEKLSDLDDFYPDRIAKRILSMGDVVSLVEKAAEIVGQEEIDKLQKKVKKGKFDLNDLVGMLKTLNKMDGISNIMKFIPSSFTKKLSSGVPDDNKVKKYIAIINSMTEKERQNPDILNGKRRLRISKGSGTSVTDVNLLIKQYNQMSSMVNKFSKVDHSKLKESDLMDMLSRK, from the coding sequence ATGTTTAAATCGTTAACTGAAAGTTTAAATTCTGTATTTAATAAACTGAGAGGAAAGTCAATCATTTCTGAAGATGATTTTAACCTTGCCATGCGAGAAATACGCATGGCCTTAATTGAAGCTGACGTTTCACTTGAAGTTGCAAAGAAATTCATCAACGACATTAAGGATAAAGTGATTGGAGAAAAAGTCATAAAAAGTGTTTCTCCAGCACAAATGATAATTAAAATTGTGCAAGATAATTTAGTTGCAGTTCTCGGATCAGAGAAAAGTGACTTAAATCTAGCAGTTAAACCCCCTGCTGTGATTATGATGGTGGGCTCACAAGGTGCAGGTAAAACAACTACCTCAGGAAAGCTTGCTTTAAAGCTAAAAAAGCAAAAGAAAAAAGTGATGCTTGCTTCTTTGGACATTTATAGACCAGCTGCCCAAAAACAGCTTGAAGTGCTAGGCAGACAAATAGATGTGCAAACTTTACCTGTAATGATAGACGAGAAGCCCATTGCAATTACAAAAAGGGCATTAGCAGCAGCAAAAAATGATACTTATGACGTATTAATACTAGATACAGCAGGCAGGCTTCATATTGACAATAATATGATGAGTGAGTTGAAAGCTGTAAAGGAAATAGCTTTACCTGCAGAAATTATTTTAGTAACCGATGCAATGATAGGTCAAGACGCAGTAAACATTGCCAAATCATTCAATGAAATAATAGGTGTAACTGGGATTATTCTCACTCGTGTTGATGGTGATGCACGTGGCGGTGCTGCTCTTTCTATGAAAATGATCACCAATTGTCCAATTAAATTTATTGCTTGTGGTGAAAAATTAAGTGACCTTGATGATTTTTATCCTGATAGAATTGCAAAAAGAATACTGAGTATGGGTGATGTTGTCTCATTGGTTGAGAAAGCTGCTGAGATTGTTGGTCAGGAAGAAATTGATAAACTGCAAAAGAAAGTAAAAAAGGGTAAGTTCGATCTAAATGACTTAGTAGGCATGTTAAAAACCCTCAATAAAATGGATGGTATTAGCAACATAATGAAATTCATTCCTAGCTCATTCACAAAAAAGCTAAGTAGCGGTGTGCCAGACGATAATAAAGTGAAAAAATATATAGCTATTATAAACTCAATGACTGAAAAGGAAAGACAAAATCCAGATATTTTAAATGGCAAAAGAAGACTTAGAATTTCTAAAGGGTCCGGAACAAGCGTAACTGACGTTAATCTTCTAATTAAGCAGTATAATCAAATGAGCTCTATGGTGAATAAGTTCAGTAAAGTTGACCATAGTAAACTCAAAGAATCTGATTTGATGGATATGCTAAGCAGAAAGTAA
- a CDS encoding proton-conducting transporter membrane subunit, which yields MQLYKFSFLFLLTTLIVIVLTLPENLGNILNWSHPVLNYDLSFRIVLISFLSVAFLAVLPAKNLSSSEMLSFAAYTISSLSAILSEQTILVIIFFELMTISAFFVIAASCKDSGSAIRYACIHFFVGVILIAGLAFQSTNLIILGLLINCACFPFSFWVVDSYPAASLHGTTYLSLFTTKVSFLVMLLHTYTLWQDCTEILALVGAITVIYSIIFASLEQNIRRFLCYNAVGQMGLLIIAGSLLSPSEKAIPILILHIIFSLVYQSLLFVVSNSIISQTKTISFNGVGKLMSVEGMCAIIAILTMAAFPGTVGFISKSYITAEIEMNTVALKGYKNLYKLLNLLLHLSVGLKFLYYLFIAKSKSKPLAERGGKMTMIILAFICVIAGNPYLPIYNKSSIFDFVYNTKNILSQFNLLLCTTLLFIPLRKLFYPRINFKMDVDWIFRAFIPYIALLFNQLVLKVREMSANLLQNLTNSLTSLYFNDVTKLKEVLGYNSVSFVSASSLFLMSILLILLCLNR from the coding sequence GTGCAACTTTATAAATTTTCATTTCTATTTCTATTGACTACATTAATAGTTATAGTCCTAACATTACCTGAAAATTTAGGTAATATATTAAATTGGTCTCATCCAGTTCTAAATTATGATTTATCTTTTCGTATCGTACTAATATCTTTTCTATCAGTTGCATTTTTAGCTGTTCTACCAGCAAAAAATTTGAGTTCTTCAGAGATGCTTTCCTTTGCTGCTTACACTATCAGTTCACTCAGTGCAATATTATCTGAGCAGACAATATTAGTTATAATATTCTTTGAGTTAATGACCATCAGTGCATTTTTTGTTATCGCAGCTAGCTGTAAAGATAGTGGATCTGCAATAAGGTACGCTTGTATACACTTTTTCGTTGGAGTTATATTGATAGCAGGATTGGCATTTCAAAGCACTAACCTGATAATTTTGGGTTTATTGATAAACTGTGCTTGTTTCCCTTTTTCATTTTGGGTTGTTGATTCATATCCTGCTGCATCGCTACATGGCACTACATATCTCTCTTTATTTACCACTAAAGTCTCTTTTTTAGTGATGCTTTTACACACTTATACCCTATGGCAAGATTGTACTGAAATATTAGCACTTGTAGGCGCCATTACTGTAATTTACAGCATTATATTTGCTTCCCTTGAGCAAAATATTCGTAGATTCTTATGCTATAATGCTGTAGGACAAATGGGCTTGCTGATTATTGCAGGAAGTTTGCTCAGTCCTTCGGAAAAAGCAATACCAATTTTGATATTGCATATAATCTTCTCTCTTGTTTATCAATCATTATTGTTTGTGGTCAGTAATTCGATTATTTCACAAACAAAAACAATTAGTTTTAATGGAGTGGGTAAACTGATGTCAGTGGAAGGCATGTGTGCTATAATCGCAATACTTACAATGGCTGCATTTCCTGGAACCGTTGGATTTATCAGTAAATCATATATCACAGCTGAAATTGAAATGAACACTGTTGCCTTAAAAGGGTATAAAAATTTATATAAGCTTCTAAATTTGCTGCTTCATTTAAGCGTGGGGCTAAAGTTTCTTTATTACTTATTTATTGCAAAAAGTAAGTCAAAACCTTTAGCAGAGAGAGGAGGCAAAATGACTATGATTATTTTAGCATTCATATGTGTAATTGCTGGCAATCCTTACTTGCCTATTTACAATAAATCTTCAATTTTCGATTTTGTGTACAACACAAAAAATATTTTGTCGCAATTTAATTTGTTATTATGTACCACTTTATTGTTTATTCCTTTACGCAAGTTATTTTACCCGAGAATAAATTTTAAAATGGATGTTGATTGGATTTTTAGAGCTTTCATACCCTACATTGCCTTGCTGTTCAATCAACTGGTCCTTAAAGTGAGAGAAATGTCTGCCAACCTACTGCAAAACTTGACTAATTCACTTACTAGTTTATACTTTAATGATGTTACTAAACTTAAAGAAGTGCTGGGTTATAACTCAGTGAGTTTCGTTTCAGCTTCTTCTCTCTTTCTAATGAGTATTCTACTAATTTTATTATGTTTAAATCGTTAA
- a CDS encoding FAD-dependent oxidoreductase → MQLNFKISFSNLYTRSELIKLDEAFLDYIKSSDESLFCSLIEAREKAASSSMSSQCLTLGSRKQEGWIPSWMTDSQLIIDLSYLLDEFIAKLFNVEKEIEELKKKHNNFAVIYKCKRLFVQRYALKKYTNVANIDITNKLSHFLTLPTTEKNFAEQVMHWFEDKENHKEEIELAAQYAVWRVKNKQSILFSIHKKIDHENLIPFSKKEVDKVEVLYSNEVKRRYGFDLTSKKVSLNTALDNAHYCVFCHKQNKDSCSKGIINNDNTFKQSPLKVELHGCPLEQKISEMNLAKSEGYSIASLAIVMIDNPLCAATGHRICNDCMNSCIYQKQEPVNVPAIETRILDDVLSLPYGFEIYSLLSRWNPLNFQRSLPRENTGKNVLVVGLGPAGFNLAHHLLNDGHNVIAIDGLKIEPLIDHFQLIKDFEHEKLSERIAGGFGGVAEYGITSRWDKNYLKIIRLLLERRENFALYGGIRFGGTITVDDSFNLGFDHISLALGSGKPRMIKIKNILARGVRMASDFLMSLQLTGALKCDSIANLQVRMPIVVIGAGLTAIDTATEVLAYYPIQVEKFLLRYEILVDKYGKKYVEKDWTEEEYEIANELISHAQLIRKEQESAKKEDREAKILELMQSLGGVKIVYRKELKDSPSYRLNSEEVQNALSEGIYFIENLEPIEVVTDKYNHAESIKLIDTKSDEIKHIKARSIFIAAGTEPNTVIATEDKKHFKLSNGYFTHLNSSGKEIDPIFSPKMRDKDRILVYKEGNKTISFFGDLHPSYSGSVVKAMASAKNGYPLISQLLSRVANQRASKHLANEEFFNKIKEKFSANVIKVQYLNDKVVEIVIKAPLAAKNFKPGQFFRLQNFETNSKKTNFAMEGIAVTGTEVDKKKGIISTIVLETGGSTNLCRHLREGEKIILMGPTGCSTEVH, encoded by the coding sequence ATGCAACTGAATTTCAAAATCTCATTTTCAAACTTATACACTCGTAGTGAATTAATAAAGTTAGATGAGGCGTTTTTAGATTACATAAAATCGTCCGATGAAAGCTTGTTTTGTTCATTAATTGAAGCAAGAGAAAAAGCAGCTTCTTCTTCGATGTCATCCCAGTGCTTGACACTGGGATCTAGAAAACAAGAAGGATGGATTCCATCTTGGATGACAGATAGTCAGTTAATAATAGACCTCTCATATTTACTTGATGAATTTATTGCAAAACTTTTCAATGTTGAAAAAGAAATAGAGGAGCTAAAGAAAAAACACAACAACTTTGCTGTAATATATAAATGCAAAAGGTTATTTGTCCAACGCTATGCATTGAAAAAATACACTAATGTGGCGAATATAGATATTACTAACAAACTAAGTCATTTTCTCACTTTGCCAACAACAGAAAAAAATTTTGCTGAGCAGGTGATGCATTGGTTTGAAGATAAAGAAAATCACAAAGAAGAAATAGAACTTGCAGCACAATATGCAGTGTGGAGAGTAAAAAATAAACAGAGTATATTATTCAGTATTCATAAAAAAATCGACCACGAAAACCTCATACCATTTTCTAAAAAAGAAGTAGATAAAGTTGAAGTGCTGTATTCAAATGAAGTAAAAAGACGATATGGTTTTGATCTAACAAGCAAAAAGGTGAGTTTGAATACAGCATTGGATAACGCTCATTACTGCGTATTTTGTCATAAGCAAAATAAGGACAGTTGTTCAAAGGGGATAATTAATAACGACAATACCTTTAAACAGTCCCCACTCAAGGTTGAGCTGCACGGTTGCCCACTAGAGCAGAAAATATCAGAAATGAATTTAGCAAAAAGCGAAGGGTACAGCATAGCAAGTCTTGCAATTGTGATGATAGATAACCCATTATGTGCGGCTACTGGACACAGAATATGCAATGACTGCATGAATTCGTGCATATATCAAAAACAAGAACCCGTAAATGTGCCAGCAATTGAAACAAGGATTCTAGATGATGTGCTCAGTTTACCGTATGGATTTGAAATATATTCTCTGCTTAGCCGTTGGAATCCTTTAAATTTTCAGCGTTCATTGCCAAGAGAAAACACCGGAAAAAACGTTCTAGTTGTAGGACTTGGTCCTGCGGGTTTTAATTTAGCTCATCATTTATTAAATGATGGGCATAACGTTATCGCCATCGATGGATTAAAGATAGAACCTTTGATTGATCATTTCCAGTTAATTAAAGATTTCGAGCATGAAAAACTAAGTGAACGCATAGCTGGCGGATTTGGTGGAGTAGCAGAGTATGGTATAACTTCCAGATGGGACAAAAATTACCTAAAAATTATCAGACTGTTACTGGAAAGACGTGAGAATTTCGCACTTTATGGAGGAATTCGTTTTGGAGGTACGATAACTGTTGATGACTCGTTCAACTTGGGTTTTGATCACATTTCCTTGGCACTTGGCTCTGGTAAGCCACGAATGATCAAAATAAAAAACATATTAGCTCGTGGAGTGCGCATGGCATCCGACTTTCTCATGTCGTTACAACTAACAGGTGCTCTTAAGTGTGATTCTATAGCAAATCTGCAAGTTCGCATGCCGATAGTTGTCATAGGTGCAGGACTCACTGCAATTGATACTGCTACTGAAGTTTTAGCTTACTATCCAATTCAAGTAGAAAAATTTCTTCTTCGTTATGAAATATTGGTTGATAAGTATGGAAAGAAATATGTCGAAAAAGATTGGACAGAAGAGGAATATGAAATTGCAAATGAGCTGATATCGCATGCACAATTGATCCGAAAAGAGCAAGAATCAGCAAAAAAAGAGGATAGAGAAGCAAAAATATTGGAACTAATGCAAAGTCTAGGGGGAGTGAAAATTGTATATAGAAAAGAGCTAAAAGATTCACCAAGTTATCGATTAAATAGCGAAGAGGTGCAAAATGCACTATCAGAAGGGATTTACTTTATTGAAAACTTAGAGCCGATTGAAGTTGTAACAGATAAATATAACCACGCTGAATCAATAAAACTAATAGACACAAAATCTGATGAAATCAAGCATATAAAAGCACGTTCTATTTTTATAGCAGCAGGTACTGAGCCAAATACAGTTATTGCAACAGAAGATAAAAAGCATTTTAAATTAAGTAACGGATATTTTACTCACTTGAATTCATCGGGAAAAGAAATAGATCCTATCTTTTCTCCTAAGATGCGAGATAAAGATAGAATATTAGTGTATAAGGAAGGCAATAAAACAATCAGCTTTTTTGGTGATCTTCATCCCTCGTATAGCGGCAGTGTAGTCAAAGCTATGGCAAGTGCCAAGAATGGTTATCCTCTTATTTCTCAGCTTTTGAGTCGAGTAGCTAATCAACGTGCTTCAAAACACCTGGCCAATGAAGAATTCTTTAATAAAATTAAAGAAAAATTCAGTGCAAATGTTATAAAAGTCCAATACTTAAACGACAAAGTTGTGGAAATAGTAATCAAAGCACCCCTTGCAGCAAAGAATTTTAAACCTGGACAATTCTTTAGGTTGCAAAATTTTGAAACCAATAGCAAAAAAACTAACTTTGCCATGGAAGGTATAGCTGTAACTGGCACTGAAGTAGACAAAAAAAAGGGGATTATTTCAACTATTGTGCTAGAAACTGGTGGCTCCACTAATTTGTGCAGACACTTAAGAGAAGGAGAGAAAATAATCCTTATGGGCCCAACTGGATGCTCTACTGAGGTTCATTAA
- the fabZ gene encoding 3-hydroxyacyl-ACP dehydratase FabZ has protein sequence MKFNISDIIKILPHSYPFLLVDRVIECDPGMSIKAIKNVTFNEQFFIGHFPGHPIMPGVLIIESLAQASAICVLGKKVMENKVVYLRSIENAKFTKPVTPGDALILQANIQSVRLGLHKFECVAYVKEEKVAEAIISAALKNK, from the coding sequence ATGAAATTTAATATCAGTGATATTATCAAAATACTACCACATTCTTATCCTTTTCTCTTAGTAGATAGGGTTATAGAATGCGATCCTGGTATGAGTATAAAAGCAATTAAAAACGTGACTTTCAACGAGCAATTTTTTATTGGTCATTTTCCTGGCCATCCGATAATGCCAGGAGTTTTGATAATTGAATCTTTAGCTCAGGCATCTGCAATATGTGTTCTCGGTAAAAAGGTAATGGAAAATAAAGTTGTTTACTTGAGATCAATTGAAAATGCAAAATTCACAAAGCCAGTTACTCCAGGAGACGCATTGATTCTTCAAGCTAATATTCAAAGTGTGCGTTTAGGTCTACACAAATTTGAGTGTGTTGCATATGTTAAGGAAGAAAAGGTTGCAGAAGCAATAATCTCAGCAGCATTAAAAAATAAATAA
- a CDS encoding OmpH family outer membrane protein, translating into MKYIQLFTSVIALIVSLFVGYKFVGYQPQNTKAAIIDSDKVINESLALQNIQQQIKEQNSRLQQEFENQLEKFKPSKEEFDLLSEEAKKEKTEQFSKHTVSVRDNYAKKISHLEENYREAVESVFNKIKEVAKKTAEKNNIDLVLFISKKNQVLYSMDEVDLSDVVLKNVNKEIPEFALQSIE; encoded by the coding sequence ATGAAATATATACAGTTATTTACATCAGTCATTGCCTTAATTGTTTCCTTATTTGTAGGGTATAAGTTTGTAGGGTATCAACCTCAGAACACAAAGGCTGCTATTATTGATAGTGACAAAGTTATCAATGAATCTCTGGCTCTGCAAAATATACAACAACAAATAAAGGAGCAGAATTCTAGATTACAGCAAGAATTTGAAAATCAGTTAGAAAAATTTAAGCCATCGAAAGAAGAATTTGACCTTTTGTCAGAAGAAGCAAAAAAGGAAAAGACAGAACAATTTAGTAAGCATACTGTAAGTGTTAGGGATAATTATGCTAAGAAAATATCACATTTAGAAGAAAATTATAGAGAAGCAGTAGAAAGTGTCTTTAACAAGATAAAAGAAGTTGCTAAAAAAACAGCAGAAAAAAACAACATAGATTTGGTACTATTTATTTCAAAAAAGAATCAAGTTTTGTACTCTATGGATGAAGTTGATTTATCGGATGTGGTATTAAAAAATGTAAACAAGGAAATACCTGAATTTGCTTTGCAAAGCATTGAGTAG